In a genomic window of Chloroflexota bacterium:
- a CDS encoding SDR family oxidoreductase has translation MDLQGATVVVTGGAIRVGRHVAGRLAERGANIVVNYRTSAREAEAAVAEFQGRGVGSLAVQADVSTHAGVQAILDAAVDRFGSVEVLINNASIYDPTPFAELDEADFDRNIAVNLKGPYLGCWLFGRHMQAQGRGKIVNVADWAVERPYVNYAPYFVAKGGVVALTRVMAKELAPAVQVNAVAPGPILMPADFDEETIRAVEQATPLGRIGHPEDIAQTILYLVEGTDFVTGAVVPVDGGRTVS, from the coding sequence ATGGATCTTCAAGGCGCCACAGTCGTCGTCACCGGCGGCGCGATTCGGGTGGGACGTCACGTCGCCGGGCGCCTGGCCGAGCGTGGCGCCAACATCGTGGTGAACTACCGCACCTCGGCGCGCGAAGCCGAGGCGGCGGTCGCGGAGTTTCAGGGGCGCGGCGTTGGCAGCCTGGCGGTCCAGGCCGATGTTTCGACCCACGCCGGCGTGCAGGCCATCCTCGACGCGGCGGTGGATCGGTTCGGGTCGGTCGAGGTGCTCATCAACAACGCGTCCATCTACGACCCGACGCCCTTCGCCGAGCTGGACGAGGCGGACTTCGATCGAAACATCGCCGTCAACCTCAAGGGGCCCTACCTGGGGTGCTGGCTGTTCGGCCGCCACATGCAGGCGCAGGGGCGGGGCAAGATCGTCAACGTCGCCGACTGGGCGGTGGAGCGTCCCTACGTGAACTACGCGCCCTATTTCGTCGCCAAGGGCGGCGTCGTGGCGCTCACCCGCGTCATGGCCAAGGAGCTCGCGCCCGCCGTCCAGGTGAACGCCGTGGCTCCGGGGCCTATCCTGATGCCGGCAGACTTCGACGAGGAGACCATTCGCGCGGTGGAACAAGCCACGCCCCTGGGACGCATCGGACACCCCGAAGACATTGCCCAAACGATTCTCTATCTCGTCGAGGGCACCGACTTCGTGACGGGCGCCGTGGTCCCGGTCGATGGCGGCCGCACCGTCTCGTGA
- a CDS encoding 7-cyano-7-deazaguanine synthase, translated as MPQPRTVAALVSGLDSAIMAGLLTEEFDRVAPLFVRAGLKWEEAERDALERYFEALGDASVQPLVELDLGARSLYGRHWSTGGEDVPDASRPDEEWYLPGRNLLLLSTAATYGAIHGIEHVAIGSLASNPFPDARPEFFRSLEQSAGLALDAPVHILTPLAGMHKAEVIRAGAHLPVQHALSCADPVDGGHCGVCGKCGERRRGFIDAGVNDPTGYARLGPL; from the coding sequence ATGCCGCAGCCGCGCACCGTGGCCGCGCTCGTGAGCGGCCTGGACAGCGCGATCATGGCGGGCCTGCTCACTGAGGAGTTCGACCGGGTGGCGCCGCTCTTCGTGCGGGCCGGTCTCAAGTGGGAAGAGGCCGAGCGAGACGCCCTGGAGCGATACTTCGAGGCCCTGGGCGACGCTTCCGTGCAGCCGCTGGTGGAGCTGGACCTCGGCGCGCGCTCGCTCTACGGCCGGCATTGGAGCACCGGCGGCGAGGACGTGCCCGACGCCAGCCGACCGGATGAGGAGTGGTATCTGCCGGGCCGCAACCTGCTGCTGCTGAGCACGGCGGCGACCTACGGCGCGATCCACGGAATCGAACACGTGGCCATCGGCAGCCTCGCCAGCAACCCGTTTCCGGACGCCCGGCCCGAATTCTTTCGCAGCCTGGAGCAGTCGGCGGGCCTGGCGCTGGACGCGCCGGTGCACATCCTCACGCCGCTGGCTGGCATGCATAAGGCGGAAGTGATTCGCGCCGGCGCCCATTTGCCCGTGCAACACGCGCTGTCATGCGCCGATCCGGTGGACGGCGGCCACTGCGGCGTGTGCGGCAAGTGCGGCGAACGCCGCCGCGGGTTCATCGACGCCGGCGTGAACGACCCCACCGGCTACGCGCGGCTCGGTCCGCTTTAG
- a CDS encoding class I SAM-dependent methyltransferase, with translation MAARQLTPLMEADAASDADGYILFASVYDQWQQTYGAEYAHLVAPRVDERLAQLLGGPPRNLIDVACGTGTHALLHASRGVAVTGLDLSEAMLGVARAKAEAAGYPVALVHADMRSFDLPKPVDAVTCLYASLNHLGGPSDLALTFARVAAHLRPGGAFVFDLNTRDGFEALWREPGTDRGPGLTVDRRYAWDHDEPWVAMHLTIERRSGESVERGRSVLQARWFEDREVRTALTHAGLVLADCTPFNPFPEVDRPGIKQLWSATRPGGDG, from the coding sequence GTGGCTGCGCGACAGCTGACTCCCTTGATGGAGGCGGACGCCGCGTCCGATGCCGACGGCTACATCCTGTTCGCCTCGGTCTACGACCAGTGGCAGCAGACCTACGGGGCCGAGTACGCGCATCTCGTCGCGCCGCGGGTGGACGAGCGCCTGGCGCAGTTGCTGGGTGGGCCGCCCCGAAACTTGATCGACGTCGCCTGCGGCACCGGCACGCACGCGCTGCTGCATGCATCGCGCGGCGTCGCCGTCACCGGCCTCGACCTGTCGGAAGCCATGCTCGGCGTCGCGCGGGCCAAGGCCGAGGCTGCCGGGTATCCCGTGGCGCTCGTCCACGCCGACATGCGCTCGTTCGATCTGCCCAAGCCCGTCGATGCCGTGACGTGCCTCTACGCGTCGCTCAACCATCTCGGCGGTCCAAGCGATTTGGCGCTGACCTTCGCGCGCGTCGCCGCGCACCTGCGTCCCGGCGGCGCCTTCGTGTTCGACCTCAACACGCGGGACGGATTCGAGGCGCTGTGGCGAGAACCGGGCACCGACCGTGGACCTGGGCTCACGGTCGACCGGCGCTACGCCTGGGACCACGACGAACCGTGGGTCGCCATGCACCTGACCATCGAGCGCCGGTCCGGCGAATCCGTCGAGCGCGGCCGGTCGGTTCTGCAGGCGCGGTGGTTCGAGGACCGAGAGGTGCGGACGGCGTTGACGCACGCGGGTTTGGTGCTTGCGGACTGCACGCCGTTCAACCCATTCCCGGAGGTCGACCGTCCCGGCATCAAGCAGCTCTGGTCGGCCACCCGCCCCGGAGGCGACGGCTAA
- a CDS encoding RNA methyltransferase — MATARRIDRLRSVAAARQAGLTVVLEDIHDPHNAEAVFRSCDAFGVQQIHLVFEHEAPFKPRRVGKASSASANKWLSFTVHHSTGECLNALRASDHVLAAAAPPPQGCDLAATDLTAPRLALLFGNEHRGLSEEALAAADQVMSIAIVGMVRSLNLSVAAAICLHETTRQRAATGRDYRLSAEEQTRMVDEWLDRA, encoded by the coding sequence ATGGCGACCGCACGCCGCATCGATCGCTTGCGGTCCGTGGCGGCGGCCCGCCAGGCCGGCCTGACGGTCGTGCTCGAGGACATTCACGATCCGCACAACGCGGAAGCCGTATTCCGAAGTTGCGACGCATTCGGCGTGCAGCAGATCCACCTCGTGTTCGAGCACGAGGCGCCCTTCAAGCCGCGCCGCGTCGGCAAGGCCTCGTCCGCCTCGGCCAACAAGTGGCTCAGCTTCACCGTGCACCACTCGACCGGCGAGTGCCTAAACGCGCTGCGGGCGTCGGATCACGTGCTGGCCGCCGCCGCCCCGCCGCCGCAGGGGTGCGACCTCGCGGCAACCGACCTCACGGCGCCTCGGCTCGCGCTGCTGTTCGGCAACGAGCACCGCGGGCTCTCCGAGGAGGCGCTGGCCGCTGCCGATCAGGTCATGAGCATCGCGATTGTCGGCATGGTGCGCAGCCTCAACCTGTCCGTGGCCGCGGCCATCTGTCTCCACGAGACCACGCGCCAGCGCGCCGCGACGGGCCGCGATTACCGGCTGTCCGCCGAGGAGCAGACCCGCATGGTGGACGAATGGCTCGACCGTGCCTAG
- a CDS encoding threonine synthase: MHDYLETLSCSACDREHDPRRIHTVCGKCGHSLLARYDLRQVSRAITPDDVTRRARGIWRFRELLPPLAAGGGPDLGAGDTPLLPLRRLGKRLAMPHLWLKDEGANPTGTFKARGAAVGVAAAAALGVRELAIPTAGNAGSAWAAYSAAAGLPIHVVMPVDTPPPIKAECAAYGADVTEVVGLISDAARIVNERAARHGWFDASTMREPYRVEGKKTMGLEIAEAFDWKPPDAVLYPTGGGVGLIGIWKAMRELDEMGWLRGPPPRLIAVQAAGCASIVEAWEADAATAERVADAHTVAPGLRVPLPFAHALVLRAIRETGGTAVAVSDDELMAAMSELAESEGVFACPEGAALLPALRRLLDRGDLARDATVVLLNTGNALKYTELMHATGGSAA; this comes from the coding sequence GTGCATGACTACTTGGAGACGCTATCGTGCAGCGCGTGCGATCGCGAGCACGACCCGCGTCGGATCCACACGGTCTGCGGGAAATGCGGGCACTCGCTCCTCGCGCGCTACGACCTGCGCCAGGTTTCGCGCGCCATCACGCCGGATGACGTAACCCGCCGGGCGCGTGGCATCTGGCGCTTCCGCGAGCTTTTGCCACCGCTGGCTGCGGGTGGAGGACCGGACCTTGGCGCGGGTGACACGCCCCTTTTGCCGTTGCGGCGGCTTGGCAAGCGGCTCGCCATGCCCCATCTATGGCTGAAAGACGAGGGCGCGAATCCGACGGGAACGTTCAAAGCCCGCGGGGCCGCCGTCGGGGTCGCCGCCGCCGCGGCCCTGGGCGTGCGTGAGCTGGCCATCCCCACCGCGGGCAACGCCGGCAGCGCCTGGGCCGCCTACAGCGCCGCTGCCGGCCTGCCGATCCACGTGGTGATGCCGGTTGACACGCCGCCGCCCATCAAGGCCGAGTGCGCCGCCTACGGCGCCGACGTCACCGAGGTCGTCGGCCTCATCAGCGACGCCGCGCGGATCGTCAACGAGCGCGCCGCGCGCCATGGCTGGTTCGACGCCTCCACCATGCGCGAGCCCTACCGCGTCGAGGGCAAGAAGACCATGGGGCTCGAGATCGCCGAAGCGTTCGACTGGAAGCCGCCGGACGCCGTGCTCTACCCCACCGGCGGCGGCGTGGGACTCATCGGCATCTGGAAGGCCATGCGCGAGCTCGACGAGATGGGCTGGCTCAGGGGTCCGCCGCCGCGGCTGATCGCCGTGCAGGCGGCCGGATGCGCCTCCATCGTGGAGGCGTGGGAGGCGGACGCCGCGACGGCGGAGCGCGTGGCCGATGCGCACACGGTGGCGCCCGGGCTGCGGGTGCCCCTGCCCTTCGCGCATGCGCTGGTGCTGCGGGCCATCCGCGAGACCGGTGGAACGGCGGTCGCGGTGAGCGACGACGAGCTGATGGCGGCCATGTCGGAGCTGGCCGAGAGCGAAGGCGTGTTCGCCTGTCCCGAGGGCGCCGCGCTGCTGCCGGCGCTGCGGCGGCTGCTCGATCGCGGCGACCTTGCACGCGACGCAACGGTTGTGCTGCTCAACACGGGCAACGCCCTGAAATACACGGAACTCATGCATGCGACCGGCGGGTCGGCAGCATGA
- a CDS encoding UDP-glucose/GDP-mannose dehydrogenase family protein — protein sequence MSTLSVVGTGYVGLTVGACFADLGHEVTCLDIDEAKIESLRAGHVPIYEPGLETLIDRGVRAGRLRFSTDYDEAIPGREFIFIAVDTPTGAAGEASLAGVDAAVSSLASRMTAGATVVTKSTVPLGTGDLISRILREHGADDFPVVSNPEFQREGSAIQDFLKPDRVVIGSGDEAAARRVAELYRTFDCPIIITDLRTAEMIKYASNAFLATRISFINEMGAICEALGADVEVVGHGMELDRRVGRGYLNAGIGWGGSCFPKDVRALEHMALVHGCHPQLLRAVMEINRDARHSAVRKLRDGLEDLRGRTVAVLGLSFKPNTDDVRDAPAVDIIHLLTGEGAEVRAYDPVAGPRALEELGDRMTLTASPLEAAQGADAVLITTEWNEFRELDWAAMRAAMRGNVLVDGRNMHDPARMAQLGFAYYAMGRSPRAAAHETMASVAGGA from the coding sequence CTGAGCACGCTATCCGTGGTGGGCACGGGCTATGTGGGGCTGACCGTGGGCGCGTGCTTCGCGGACCTCGGACACGAGGTGACCTGCCTGGACATCGACGAGGCGAAGATCGAGTCGCTGCGCGCGGGACACGTGCCGATCTACGAGCCGGGCCTGGAAACGTTGATCGATCGCGGCGTGCGCGCGGGCCGGCTGCGATTCTCCACCGACTACGACGAGGCGATTCCCGGTCGCGAGTTCATCTTCATCGCCGTCGATACGCCGACCGGCGCGGCCGGGGAGGCCAGCCTGGCGGGTGTCGACGCGGCCGTTTCGTCGCTCGCGTCCCGCATGACGGCCGGCGCGACGGTCGTCACCAAGAGCACCGTGCCCCTGGGCACGGGCGACCTGATCTCGCGCATCCTGCGCGAGCATGGGGCCGACGACTTTCCGGTGGTATCGAACCCGGAATTCCAGCGCGAGGGGTCGGCGATCCAGGACTTTCTCAAGCCGGATCGGGTCGTGATCGGCTCGGGCGACGAAGCCGCCGCGCGGCGCGTGGCGGAGCTGTACCGGACGTTCGACTGCCCCATTATCATCACCGACCTGCGCACCGCCGAGATGATCAAATACGCCTCCAACGCCTTCCTGGCCACGCGCATCTCGTTCATCAATGAAATGGGCGCCATCTGCGAGGCCCTGGGCGCAGACGTCGAGGTCGTCGGGCACGGCATGGAACTCGATCGTCGGGTCGGCCGCGGGTATCTGAACGCCGGCATCGGCTGGGGCGGAAGCTGTTTCCCCAAGGACGTGCGCGCGCTCGAGCACATGGCCCTGGTGCACGGCTGCCACCCGCAGCTGCTGCGCGCGGTGATGGAGATCAACCGGGACGCGCGGCATTCGGCGGTGCGCAAGCTGCGCGATGGGCTGGAAGATCTGCGCGGCCGCACGGTGGCCGTGCTCGGCCTTTCGTTCAAGCCGAACACCGACGACGTGCGCGACGCCCCGGCGGTGGACATCATCCATCTGCTCACGGGCGAAGGGGCCGAGGTGCGCGCCTACGACCCGGTCGCCGGACCGCGAGCGCTGGAGGAGCTGGGCGACCGCATGACGCTGACGGCGTCACCGCTCGAGGCGGCGCAGGGCGCCGACGCGGTGCTGATCACCACCGAGTGGAACGAGTTCCGGGAACTCGACTGGGCCGCGATGCGGGCGGCGATGCGCGGCAATGTGCTGGTGGACGGCCGCAACATGCACGACCCCGCGCGCATGGCCCAGCTTGGGTTCGCCTACTACGCCATGGGTCGCTCGCCGCGTGCGGCGGCCCACGAGACGATGGCCTCCGTGGCCGGCGGCGCGTAG
- a CDS encoding LysM peptidoglycan-binding domain-containing protein, protein MQDSDRTVGRGSELFVGMLVVAFLVFLLWFLLLRPEDPSTAEPVPTQSPVVSPTAINDDVNRAYEEVIATPTPNPTPTATPVARPTPTPTPAVYTVQAGDTLSAIAGRFGLTVEELVQANRLVDPDSLQIGQQITIPSE, encoded by the coding sequence ATGCAGGACTCGGACCGAACGGTTGGACGCGGCAGCGAGCTGTTCGTCGGCATGCTGGTGGTGGCGTTTCTGGTGTTCCTGCTGTGGTTTCTGCTGCTCCGGCCGGAAGATCCCAGTACGGCCGAGCCCGTGCCGACGCAGTCGCCGGTGGTGAGCCCGACGGCGATCAACGACGACGTCAACCGGGCGTACGAAGAGGTCATCGCGACGCCGACGCCCAACCCCACTCCGACGGCGACGCCGGTGGCGCGCCCCACGCCGACCCCCACGCCAGCCGTCTACACGGTGCAGGCCGGCGACACGCTCTCGGCCATCGCGGGGCGATTTGGATTGACGGTGGAAGAGCTCGTGCAAGCCAACCGGCTGGTAGATCCCGACAGCCTGCAGATCGGTCAGCAGATCACCATTCCGTCGGAATAG
- a CDS encoding MFS transporter: MRAPARTHRALAIAAHVLFWMSLYVYVPVLPTYARDLGASLGMVGLIVGAYGLTQLLLRIPIGVWSDRVALRKPFLIGGMLANAAGAAALAVSPMAWLLVVGRAVTGLGASTFVIASVHLAEFFPSRMVARATGIAVGLSAASQVVIMLIGGAVAEASTVGATFWVAVGLGLAGVVVLLPLPDHARAPQEQPPQVQALARAGTRRSTLVAATLAALLQYAQFGLTFAFVPLWADSLGASNFDLGLLGTVAVTANGLGALVLVVAGARLNGRLAAVFGFLLTAISSLLIPVLPNLAVLTLVQGIGGFGRGLVFPALMAHSIERAAPAERATAMGVFQGVYALGMFLGPVSAGVLGEWLGLDRVFLLIGALMVLGALAAARYVAHGDDRL; the protein is encoded by the coding sequence ATGCGCGCACCCGCTCGCACGCACCGCGCCCTCGCCATCGCCGCCCACGTGCTGTTTTGGATGTCGCTCTACGTCTACGTGCCCGTGCTGCCGACGTATGCCCGCGACCTGGGGGCTTCGCTGGGGATGGTTGGGCTGATCGTCGGCGCCTATGGCCTGACGCAGCTCCTCTTGCGCATTCCGATTGGGGTGTGGTCGGACCGCGTGGCGCTCCGCAAGCCGTTTCTGATTGGCGGCATGCTGGCCAACGCGGCGGGGGCGGCGGCGCTGGCCGTATCGCCCATGGCCTGGCTGCTGGTCGTCGGGCGGGCGGTCACCGGCCTGGGCGCGTCGACGTTCGTGATCGCCTCGGTGCACCTGGCCGAGTTCTTTCCCAGTCGCATGGTGGCGCGGGCGACCGGCATCGCCGTGGGGCTGAGCGCCGCCAGCCAGGTCGTGATCATGTTGATCGGCGGCGCAGTGGCCGAGGCCAGCACGGTTGGCGCGACGTTCTGGGTCGCCGTCGGGCTTGGCTTGGCCGGGGTCGTCGTGCTGCTGCCGCTGCCGGACCACGCGCGCGCGCCGCAGGAACAACCGCCGCAGGTCCAGGCGCTGGCACGCGCGGGCACGCGGCGCAGCACACTGGTGGCCGCGACGCTTGCCGCCCTGCTGCAATACGCGCAGTTTGGCCTCACGTTTGCCTTCGTGCCGCTTTGGGCGGATTCGCTCGGCGCGAGCAACTTCGACCTCGGGCTGCTCGGGACCGTCGCCGTCACGGCCAACGGTCTCGGCGCGCTGGTCCTGGTGGTGGCCGGGGCGCGGCTGAACGGCCGCCTGGCCGCCGTGTTCGGGTTTCTCCTCACGGCGATTTCGAGTCTGCTGATCCCGGTTCTGCCGAACCTGGCGGTGCTCACCCTGGTGCAGGGGATCGGGGGGTTCGGCCGCGGGCTGGTGTTCCCGGCGCTGATGGCGCACAGCATCGAGCGCGCGGCTCCCGCCGAACGCGCCACGGCGATGGGTGTGTTTCAGGGCGTCTACGCGCTGGGCATGTTCCTCGGCCCCGTGAGCGCGGGCGTGCTGGGCGAGTGGCTGGGGCTTGACCGCGTCTTCCTGCTGATCGGTGCGCTGATGGTCCTGGGGGCGCTGGCGGCGGCCCGATACGTGGCGCACGGAGACGACCGGTTGTAG
- a CDS encoding helix-turn-helix domain-containing protein: MRRKLQKRAFRDIDRGALGAMLFSARKRKRLTQAELASRIDRDRPWVSDVETGKILHVPDNDLDAVAEILGLEVAMLRRARAQSAPRGAGASPAASGTVDRGCGMCGASNPWDARFCVNCGERLPLEAVCETCGRIIRADSRFCAYCGEAVASAMPATQA; encoded by the coding sequence GTGCGGCGCAAGCTGCAAAAGCGAGCGTTTCGCGATATCGACCGTGGCGCCCTGGGCGCGATGCTATTCAGCGCCCGCAAGCGCAAGCGCCTGACGCAAGCTGAGCTGGCCAGCCGCATCGACCGCGACCGTCCGTGGGTGAGCGACGTCGAGACGGGCAAGATCCTGCACGTGCCGGACAACGACCTGGACGCGGTGGCGGAGATTCTTGGCCTGGAAGTGGCGATGCTCCGCCGGGCCCGCGCCCAGTCTGCCCCGCGCGGGGCGGGCGCCTCGCCGGCGGCGAGCGGGACCGTCGATCGCGGCTGCGGCATGTGCGGTGCGTCCAATCCCTGGGACGCCCGGTTTTGCGTGAACTGCGGCGAGCGCCTGCCGCTGGAGGCGGTCTGCGAGACCTGCGGCCGCATCATTCGCGCCGACTCGCGCTTTTGCGCCTACTGCGGCGAGGCGGTGGCCAGCGCCATGCCGGCGACGCAGGCGTAG
- the trxA gene encoding thioredoxin, giving the protein MADTADNLTHATDADFQQEVLEADGLVIVDFWAEWCAPCRMLAPIFEKLAGEFAGRLKFVKVDVDASPDAPNDHGVRGIPTLIIFRNGQEVDRVVGVLPESRLRAQLEGHLQPA; this is encoded by the coding sequence GTGGCCGACACGGCCGACAATCTGACGCACGCAACCGACGCCGACTTCCAACAGGAAGTCCTCGAGGCGGACGGCCTCGTGATCGTCGACTTCTGGGCCGAATGGTGCGCGCCGTGTCGTATGCTCGCGCCGATATTCGAGAAGCTGGCCGGCGAGTTCGCCGGACGCCTGAAGTTCGTGAAGGTGGACGTTGACGCAAGCCCCGACGCGCCGAACGACCACGGCGTTCGCGGCATCCCGACGCTGATCATCTTCCGAAACGGCCAGGAAGTCGATCGAGTCGTGGGCGTCCTGCCGGAAAGTCGCCTGCGGGCACAGCTGGAGGGTCACCTCCAGCCCGCCTAG
- a CDS encoding amidohydrolase family protein, producing the protein MHLVESHVHVWTVRDPRFPKHPDSNFDTEQEASPADLFAAQDEVGGVAWTVLIQPRLYLWDNAYLAQAAEAHPDRFVVAGRVNPMDGEAPRQLRELMQRPGYRGIRLAATEDPATRWLDDRSQDPLWEAAAETRATIGLLIQWRQLPQAAVMATRHPDVTVVIDHLGFPDYDDPDSLENLLDLTRLPNVYVKLSGYPHNTGDAFPYLRARPFIQCMLDAFGASRVMWGSDWPVCLAHATYGQAFTSAWELPWLTDSDREWIFSRTARAAWRIPDRS; encoded by the coding sequence ATGCATCTGGTTGAGTCGCACGTCCACGTTTGGACCGTCCGCGATCCGCGCTTTCCGAAGCACCCGGACTCCAACTTCGACACGGAACAGGAGGCGTCGCCGGCGGATCTCTTCGCGGCGCAGGACGAGGTCGGCGGCGTGGCCTGGACGGTGCTGATTCAGCCGCGTCTCTATCTGTGGGACAACGCCTACCTGGCGCAGGCCGCCGAGGCTCATCCGGATCGCTTCGTCGTTGCCGGGCGCGTGAATCCGATGGACGGCGAGGCGCCCCGGCAACTGCGGGAGCTTATGCAGCGGCCCGGCTACCGGGGAATTCGCCTGGCGGCGACCGAGGATCCCGCGACGCGCTGGCTGGACGACCGCTCGCAGGACCCGCTCTGGGAGGCCGCCGCCGAGACGCGCGCCACCATCGGGCTGCTCATCCAGTGGCGCCAGCTTCCCCAGGCGGCGGTCATGGCGACCCGGCATCCGGACGTCACCGTGGTCATCGATCACCTGGGGTTTCCGGACTACGACGATCCCGACTCGCTGGAGAATCTGCTGGACCTGACCCGCTTGCCCAACGTCTACGTCAAGCTCTCGGGCTATCCCCACAACACCGGCGACGCCTTTCCCTACCTGCGGGCCCGACCGTTCATCCAGTGCATGCTCGACGCCTTCGGCGCCTCGCGGGTGATGTGGGGCAGCGACTGGCCGGTTTGTTTGGCCCACGCGACGTATGGGCAGGCTTTCACGTCCGCCTGGGAGTTGCCGTGGCTGACCGACAGCGACCGCGAATGGATCTTCAGCCGCACCGCGCGCGCCGCGTGGCGCATCCCGGACCGGAGTTAA
- a CDS encoding dihydrolipoamide acetyltransferase family protein produces MATPVLMPLMGMTMEEGIVSSWLVEDGATVTKGQPILEFETDKINATVEAPEDGVLGGIAAQPGDAVPVQGTLAYILEPGEEPPAPEAAPPAAAPEPAPAPAPAPAPAAPPPAPAAPPPAPAPVPAPAVAVAPAAADGRVKSSPLARRIARELGVALAGLVGSGPGGRVIERDVREAAAAAPVVAPAVAVAPAIAPAPAAPMPAVAAATGEPAAGSTIPVTGVRKVIAERMLQSLQQTAQVTLITEADGRRFHELRTELAARHEPTLGFKISYNDLLIRVCAHALREHTRANASLVGDAIQLHDSVNVGLAIEAGGDLVVANVKQADRKSLVEIASDVRGVVDRARANQLQLDDITGGTFTITNLGLYGIDAFTPVLNPPESAILGVGALREKAVARDGEVVAQLSVTLSLTFDHRVIDGAPAARFLARIRELIEQPYLLL; encoded by the coding sequence GTGGCCACCCCGGTCCTCATGCCCTTGATGGGCATGACGATGGAAGAAGGCATCGTCAGCAGTTGGCTTGTGGAGGACGGGGCCACGGTGACCAAGGGTCAGCCGATCCTCGAGTTCGAGACCGACAAGATCAACGCTACCGTCGAGGCGCCGGAGGACGGCGTGCTCGGCGGAATTGCCGCGCAGCCCGGCGACGCCGTGCCCGTGCAGGGCACCCTGGCCTACATCCTGGAACCCGGCGAGGAGCCGCCCGCACCTGAGGCGGCGCCGCCAGCCGCCGCGCCTGAGCCGGCCCCGGCGCCCGCTCCAGCCCCAGCGCCCGCCGCGCCGCCTCCGGCTCCGGCGGCGCCACCGCCCGCCCCGGCGCCCGTCCCGGCCCCTGCGGTTGCAGTGGCTCCCGCGGCCGCCGACGGACGTGTGAAGTCCTCACCCCTGGCCCGGCGCATTGCTCGTGAACTAGGCGTAGCGCTGGCCGGCCTGGTCGGCAGCGGGCCCGGCGGACGGGTCATCGAACGTGACGTGCGGGAGGCTGCGGCCGCCGCGCCGGTGGTCGCACCGGCCGTCGCCGTGGCGCCGGCAATTGCCCCGGCGCCCGCCGCGCCGATGCCCGCCGTGGCCGCCGCGACCGGCGAACCCGCCGCCGGCTCGACCATCCCGGTCACCGGCGTGCGCAAGGTCATTGCCGAGCGCATGCTCCAGAGCCTGCAGCAGACCGCACAGGTCACGCTGATCACCGAGGCCGACGGCCGCCGCTTCCACGAGCTGCGCACCGAGCTGGCCGCCCGCCACGAGCCGACCCTGGGCTTCAAGATCAGCTACAACGACCTGCTCATCCGCGTCTGCGCCCACGCGCTGCGCGAGCACACCCGCGCCAACGCCAGCCTGGTAGGCGACGCTATCCAGTTGCACGATTCGGTGAACGTGGGTCTCGCCATCGAGGCCGGCGGCGACCTGGTGGTGGCCAACGTCAAGCAGGCGGACCGCAAGTCGCTGGTCGAGATTGCCTCGGACGTGCGCGGCGTGGTCGACCGCGCTCGGGCCAACCAGCTCCAGTTGGACGACATCACCGGCGGCACCTTCACAATCACCAACCTGGGGCTCTACGGCATCGACGCCTTCACCCCGGTGCTCAATCCGCCGGAGTCCGCCATCCTGGGCGTCGGCGCGCTGCGCGAGAAGGCCGTGGCCCGCGACGGCGAGGTCGTCGCGCAGCTCTCGGTCACCCTCAGCCTCACCTTCGACCACCGCGTCATCGACGGCGCCCCCGCCGCCCGCTTCCTCGCCCGTATCCGGGAGCTCATCGAGCAGCCGTACCTGCTGTTGTAG